One part of the Acidobacteriota bacterium genome encodes these proteins:
- a CDS encoding prepilin peptidase, whose translation MPDLTLIIASVVFLFGLCLGSFLNVCIYRLPLGLSVVHPRSACPSCHTAIAAWDNIPVLSWLLLRARCRACGARIVARYAVVELLTALTFVAIFLTFGLSLATLKFCVFAFLLLGLIFTDAETHLLPDQLTLPGLTLGLLFGFFVPVDTLAARIFPFLGELPLSSDLSARLFWFSDALLGAAVGASFIYGAGVIYLRFRGVEGMGFGDVKLMAMVGAFLGVKLTIFVIFTASLAGSLFGVATMLVVWLRRTRRRMRVAHEPAAVARKRAWVSAALVYRNFQVPFGVFLGSMALFAVFFGERITTWYLGLYR comes from the coding sequence GTGCCGGATCTCACTCTCATTATCGCCTCCGTGGTGTTCCTGTTCGGGCTCTGCCTGGGCAGCTTCCTCAACGTGTGTATCTACCGGCTGCCGTTGGGACTCTCCGTGGTCCATCCCCGCTCGGCCTGCCCCAGCTGCCACACCGCCATCGCGGCATGGGACAACATCCCGGTGCTGAGCTGGCTGCTCCTGCGCGCGCGCTGTCGCGCCTGTGGCGCGCGCATCGTCGCGCGCTATGCCGTGGTCGAGTTGCTCACCGCGCTCACCTTCGTCGCCATCTTCCTCACCTTCGGCCTCTCGCTCGCGACCCTCAAATTCTGCGTCTTCGCCTTCCTGCTGCTCGGCCTGATCTTTACCGACGCTGAGACGCACCTGCTTCCCGACCAGCTCACGCTTCCAGGGCTGACGCTGGGATTGCTCTTCGGCTTCTTCGTCCCGGTTGACACTCTCGCCGCCCGCATCTTCCCCTTCCTCGGCGAGCTGCCGCTCTCCTCCGATCTCTCCGCCCGTCTCTTCTGGTTCTCGGACGCGCTGCTCGGGGCCGCCGTCGGAGCTTCGTTCATCTATGGCGCCGGTGTCATCTACCTGCGCTTTCGCGGCGTGGAAGGCATGGGATTCGGCGACGTGAAGCTCATGGCCATGGTCGGTGCTTTCCTCGGCGTCAAGCTCACCATCTTCGTCATCTTTACCGCATCGCTCGCCGGCTCGCTCTTTGGCGTCGCGACGATGCTGGTGGTGTGGTTGCGGCGTACGCGCCGCCGCATGCGCGTGGCGCATGAGCCGGCAGCGGTCGCGCGCAAACGCGCCTGGGTATCGGCGGCCCTGGTCTACCGGAACTTCCAGGTACCCTTCGGCGTCTTCTTGGGCAGCATGGCCCTGTTCGCCGTCTTCTTCGGCGAGCGCATCACCACCTGGTACCTGGGTCTCTACCGATGA